One part of the Thermodesulfobacteriota bacterium genome encodes these proteins:
- a CDS encoding SRPBCC family protein → MKLLKTIFSVLIVLIVVVVVIGLFLPTNYNIERSITIDAAPAEIHKYVGNLSNWNKWEPWRQADPSIVITPGEKTSGIGASQSWTGDSGDGALTFIKDSQTKGVEYDLVFDGGAYVSKSAITYDPLEDGETNVTWTMTGDMDAPVIGGYFVLMMDSMVGQMFEKGLENLKSTVEQQS, encoded by the coding sequence ATGAAATTATTAAAAACGATATTTTCGGTATTAATAGTGCTTATAGTAGTGGTTGTAGTGATAGGGCTATTTCTACCAACAAATTATAATATAGAAAGATCGATAACCATAGATGCAGCACCGGCTGAGATACATAAATATGTAGGAAATTTGAGCAATTGGAACAAGTGGGAGCCTTGGAGGCAAGCTGACCCATCAATAGTGATAACCCCCGGAGAGAAAACAAGCGGGATAGGCGCAAGCCAGTCATGGACAGGTGATAGCGGTGATGGCGCGTTAACTTTTATAAAGGACTCTCAAACAAAAGGAGTGGAGTATGATCTTGTTTTTGATGGAGGAGCATATGTATCAAAAAGTGCAATCACCTACGACCCTTTGGAGGATGGAGAAACAAATGTCACATGGACAATGACGGGAGATATGGACGCTCCTGTCATAGGAGGATATTTTGTTTTGATGATGGATTCTATGGTGGGGCAAATGTTCGAGAAAGGATTAGAAAATTTGAAAAGCACGGTAGAACAACAATCTTAA